In Geopsychrobacter electrodiphilus DSM 16401, a single window of DNA contains:
- a CDS encoding YebC/PmpR family DNA-binding transcriptional regulator, producing the protein MSGHSKWANIKHRKGAQDAKRGKIFTKLIKEITIAARIGGGDLESNSRLRLAVDKAKQGNMPKDNIDRAIKKGTGDLDGVVYEEGTFEGYGAGGVAVIVEFMTDNRTRTVADVRHAFNKYGGSLGVSGSVAFMFDRKGQILFDEECDFDTIFEAALEAGAEDVKEDDSMIEVLTDPTEFETVRNALTMQGIKFQSAQVTMIPQNMSQVAGKQAESLMKMIDVLEDNDDVQNVYTNFDISDEEMERIMG; encoded by the coding sequence ATGTCAGGACACAGTAAATGGGCGAACATAAAACACCGCAAAGGCGCCCAGGATGCTAAACGAGGCAAGATTTTTACTAAACTTATTAAAGAGATCACGATCGCAGCCCGCATCGGGGGCGGAGATCTTGAGTCCAATTCACGCTTACGTCTGGCGGTCGACAAGGCCAAACAGGGAAATATGCCGAAAGACAATATCGACCGCGCTATCAAAAAAGGAACCGGCGATCTCGACGGCGTTGTCTATGAAGAAGGAACTTTCGAAGGTTATGGCGCTGGTGGCGTTGCCGTGATTGTCGAATTCATGACCGATAACCGCACCCGAACCGTTGCGGATGTCCGCCACGCGTTTAACAAGTATGGTGGCAGTCTCGGGGTGAGCGGTTCGGTCGCGTTCATGTTCGATCGCAAAGGCCAGATCCTCTTCGATGAAGAATGTGATTTCGATACGATATTTGAAGCGGCCCTTGAGGCTGGAGCCGAGGATGTTAAAGAAGATGATAGTATGATCGAAGTGCTGACGGACCCTACCGAATTCGAAACCGTCAGGAACGCCCTTACAATGCAAGGCATTAAATTCCAATCGGCCCAAGTCACCATGATCCCACAAAACATGAGTCAAGTCGCCGGGAAACAAGCAGAGTCCTTGATGAAGATGATTGACGTTCTCGAGGATAATGACGATGTCCAGAACGTCTATACAAACTTTGACATCTCAGACGAAGAGATGGAGAGGATTATGGGATAA
- the lpxC gene encoding UDP-3-O-acyl-N-acetylglucosamine deacetylase, with protein MILQRTIKTPAEITGVGLHSGATIRLRMRPASADTGIIFHRREGDRVVAIKALAENVVDTRLATVLGRDDLSVSTVEHFLAALSACGVDNLHVDIDGPEVPILDGSASPFVKMIEHAGIEGLPASRRFIAIRKPISIIEGEKRISIIPSRFFRITFDIAFEHKAIALQQYSMKFSTENFRKEIAPARTFGFLHEVEYLKANGLARGGSLKNAVVIDDNGVMNPEGLRYQDEFVRHKILDSFGDFSLLGAPMLGHIRAFKAGHDLNAKMVRKILDSPDHWAYVEFSDAAMQEAQRRSARAFAIDLAWDKA; from the coding sequence ATGATTTTGCAACGCACCATAAAGACACCTGCTGAAATTACCGGCGTAGGACTTCACTCCGGAGCGACGATCAGACTTCGCATGCGACCGGCTTCGGCCGATACAGGTATTATTTTTCACCGCCGCGAAGGCGACCGCGTCGTTGCCATTAAGGCGCTAGCGGAAAACGTAGTAGATACACGCCTGGCCACCGTCCTTGGTCGTGACGATCTAAGCGTATCAACGGTCGAGCACTTTCTGGCCGCCCTCTCCGCCTGCGGTGTCGACAACCTTCACGTTGATATTGATGGTCCCGAAGTTCCAATTCTGGACGGAAGCGCTAGCCCCTTTGTCAAGATGATTGAGCATGCCGGAATTGAAGGTCTGCCTGCATCCAGGCGCTTTATTGCCATTCGCAAACCGATCAGTATTATTGAAGGTGAAAAACGGATCAGCATTATCCCATCGCGGTTCTTTCGAATTACCTTCGATATTGCTTTTGAGCATAAAGCGATCGCCCTTCAACAATACAGTATGAAATTTTCAACCGAAAATTTTCGCAAAGAGATCGCACCGGCACGAACCTTCGGCTTTCTTCATGAAGTTGAATATCTTAAAGCCAATGGCTTGGCGCGTGGTGGTTCACTTAAAAATGCCGTCGTCATAGATGACAACGGTGTTATGAACCCTGAAGGGTTACGCTATCAGGATGAATTTGTACGCCACAAAATACTCGATTCGTTTGGCGATTTCAGCTTGTTAGGTGCACCGATGCTCGGCCACATTCGTGCATTCAAGGCCGGGCATGACCTGAACGCAAAGATGGTGCGCAAAATTCTCGACAGCCCAGATCATTGGGCCTACGTTGAATTCAGCGATGCGGCAATGCAAGAAGCACAACGCAGGAGTGCTCGTGCCTTTGCCATTGATTTGGCCTGGGACAAGGCATAG
- the ruvC gene encoding crossover junction endodeoxyribonuclease RuvC — translation MRILGIDPGSRTTGYGLIEQQGNRLLHLDNGAIITRNGSPLADRLLLIYTQLEELIQKFQPDAVAVEQVFMAKNAASALKLGHARGVALLAGVRAGLPVAEYTALQVKSAVVGYGQAAKSQVQHMTRTLLCLPEIAQEDAADALAVAICHAHSHKLTNQILRQSQLRGGRG, via the coding sequence ATGAGAATTTTAGGTATCGACCCGGGTAGCCGGACGACGGGCTACGGCCTTATTGAGCAACAGGGGAACCGACTCCTGCACCTCGACAACGGGGCCATTATCACCCGTAACGGCTCACCGCTGGCGGACCGCCTCCTGTTGATCTACACCCAGCTCGAAGAATTAATTCAAAAATTTCAACCTGATGCCGTCGCGGTTGAGCAGGTTTTCATGGCCAAAAACGCCGCCTCGGCTCTCAAACTGGGCCATGCTCGTGGCGTTGCCCTTCTCGCAGGGGTCAGGGCCGGATTACCAGTTGCAGAATATACCGCACTCCAGGTCAAGAGCGCGGTGGTCGGCTATGGTCAAGCGGCTAAAAGCCAGGTTCAACACATGACCCGCACCCTGCTCTGTCTCCCCGAGATTGCGCAAGAGGATGCTGCAGATGCCCTTGCGGTAGCCATCTGCCATGCCCATAGTCACAAACTGACAAACCAGATTTTACGCCAGTCTCAACTGCGTGGAGGAAGAGGATGA
- a CDS encoding rhodanese-like domain-containing protein, which produces MKKVLFALLLVFLCLTSVQASVVQNIDAPAAQKLLKENPKLYLLDVRTPQEYSEVRLEGAHLIPIDSLLKRIAEVPKDQPLLVYCAVGSRSSQVAEYLARNGYPLVYNLNGGIWAWKLRNFPVITGGP; this is translated from the coding sequence ATGAAAAAAGTCCTTTTTGCCCTATTGCTTGTCTTCTTGTGTCTGACATCAGTTCAAGCCTCAGTTGTCCAGAATATCGATGCTCCAGCCGCTCAGAAGTTATTGAAGGAAAATCCCAAGTTATACCTATTGGATGTGCGGACACCGCAGGAATATTCTGAAGTTCGACTTGAGGGTGCACATCTGATTCCGATTGATAGTTTGTTGAAGCGTATTGCCGAAGTCCCGAAGGATCAGCCGCTCTTGGTCTACTGCGCCGTCGGCTCGCGAAGCTCGCAGGTTGCTGAGTATCTGGCACGCAATGGGTACCCTCTGGTTTATAATCTGAATGGTGGAATCTGGGCCTGGAAACTGCGAAATTTTCCTGTTATTACGGGCGGCCCCTGA
- a CDS encoding epoxyqueuosine reductase QueH: protein MNILLHVCCGNCAIFPVKELRAQNHQLTGFFFNHNIHPYQEFRRRLETTIEYAQQVKLPLLIDDQYLLEEFLAKVSSDPARRCNYCYSSRLIKTAQQAAEGGFDAFSTTLLYSRYQNQSEIIRLGHQLAEEYNLTFIGQDFRSGWNEGIRISKEMGLYRQQYCGCIYSEKDRYHPRANAT, encoded by the coding sequence ATGAACATTTTACTTCATGTCTGTTGTGGAAACTGCGCCATCTTCCCGGTGAAAGAGCTCCGCGCACAGAACCATCAACTGACTGGTTTTTTTTTCAATCACAATATCCACCCCTATCAAGAATTTCGTCGTCGCCTTGAAACGACCATAGAATATGCCCAACAAGTTAAACTCCCTCTCCTGATTGATGACCAGTATCTGCTGGAAGAGTTCCTTGCAAAGGTTTCCTCAGATCCTGCCCGGCGCTGCAATTATTGTTACAGCTCCCGTCTCATAAAAACCGCCCAACAAGCTGCGGAAGGCGGGTTTGACGCTTTTTCTACGACCCTGCTCTACTCCCGCTATCAAAATCAAAGTGAGATCATCCGCTTAGGGCATCAACTGGCAGAGGAATACAACCTGACCTTTATCGGACAGGATTTCCGCTCCGGCTGGAATGAAGGGATCCGGATTTCCAAAGAGATGGGTCTTTACCGGCAACAATATTGTGGCTGTATCTATTCCGAAAAAGATCGCTATCATCCCCGCGCTAATGCTACCTGA
- a CDS encoding phasin family protein yields MMIDFIEKTILAGFGALSLTQKKSEEFLKEARERVDLTEEEGKRLLSRLQEIAKDNQQRFEDLAREELKKAGSHMGFVPKTEFDALAKKVAKLEKELKTRS; encoded by the coding sequence ATGATGATCGACTTTATTGAAAAAACCATTCTGGCGGGTTTTGGAGCATTGTCGCTAACTCAAAAAAAGTCAGAAGAGTTTCTCAAAGAGGCAAGAGAGCGCGTTGATCTTACTGAAGAAGAAGGGAAACGCCTCTTGTCCCGACTCCAGGAGATCGCGAAAGATAACCAGCAAAGATTTGAAGACCTTGCTCGCGAAGAGCTAAAAAAAGCGGGTTCACACATGGGCTTTGTCCCTAAGACAGAGTTTGATGCCCTGGCCAAAAAAGTGGCCAAACTCGAAAAAGAACTTAAAACCAGATCCTGA
- a CDS encoding ABC1 kinase family protein gives MLTFSRINRNLRSLKRYRQILGVLIKYGFGHIVEQLNIDYYLELGKRIVSLGTLSHELERLSQAERLRLALEELGPTFIKLGQLLSTRPDVIPPEYINELKKLQDCVPAVSTEEIKKQFERELGAKADALFQNFDPIPLATASVAQVHRGILKNGEQVVFKIRRPGIQRVIETDVDILMGLAYLVENHLPGGDMYDPIGLVKEFRRTINRELDFSREGRTIERFSKNFADDDAVRIPQVHWEYSGRTVLTLEYLAGIKVSHLDELIQAGYDLKIIAHRGAASFLKQVFEHGFFHADPHPGNIYVLPDNVLCIFDFGMVGRLDEDLKLQLTELLLSILERDVDHIISQLLYSGDLHDDSNLKNLKRDLSEFIDDYYDLLLQDIQVGKLLIDFIQILADYQIKFPSNMMLLARALIVIEGLGRQLDPTFNMIDQVRPFAERIVRERYTPANVSKDLLRTLQSYHSLGKSLPKDIKEFINRINHNKFKIDLEHRGLERLITDLDKSSNRISFSLVIAALVIGSSIIMQTDKGPILFGFPALGLLGYSIAGFLGFALAIAILRSGRM, from the coding sequence ATGCTCACCTTCAGCCGGATCAACCGTAATCTGCGTTCGCTAAAACGTTATCGGCAAATTCTGGGCGTACTGATCAAGTATGGCTTCGGACACATCGTCGAACAGCTGAACATCGATTATTATCTTGAGCTTGGTAAACGTATTGTCTCACTCGGGACACTCTCGCACGAACTCGAACGGCTCTCGCAGGCTGAGCGCCTGCGCCTGGCACTTGAGGAACTTGGCCCTACCTTTATCAAGCTCGGCCAACTCCTTTCAACTCGCCCCGATGTCATCCCGCCAGAATATATCAATGAATTAAAAAAACTGCAGGATTGTGTCCCGGCAGTCTCCACCGAGGAGATCAAAAAACAATTTGAGCGGGAACTGGGAGCTAAGGCCGATGCGCTATTCCAAAATTTCGACCCGATCCCGTTGGCAACGGCCAGCGTTGCTCAGGTGCACCGTGGGATTCTGAAGAATGGTGAGCAGGTCGTATTCAAAATCCGGCGGCCTGGCATCCAGCGGGTTATTGAAACCGATGTCGATATCCTGATGGGACTGGCCTATCTGGTGGAGAATCACCTTCCCGGTGGGGATATGTATGACCCGATTGGCCTTGTCAAAGAATTTCGCCGGACTATAAATCGTGAACTTGATTTCTCGCGCGAGGGGCGCACAATTGAGCGTTTCTCAAAGAATTTTGCTGACGATGATGCGGTCCGGATTCCTCAGGTCCACTGGGAATATTCGGGTCGCACTGTACTGACGCTGGAATACCTCGCAGGAATTAAAGTCTCCCATCTGGATGAGTTAATACAGGCGGGTTACGATCTGAAAATAATTGCCCACCGTGGCGCAGCATCTTTTCTGAAACAGGTCTTCGAACACGGTTTTTTCCATGCCGACCCCCACCCTGGCAATATCTATGTTCTACCCGACAATGTTCTGTGCATTTTCGACTTCGGGATGGTCGGTCGCCTTGATGAGGATTTAAAGCTGCAGTTGACCGAACTGCTACTGTCGATTCTGGAACGCGATGTCGATCACATCATTTCACAGCTTCTTTATTCGGGCGACCTGCATGATGATTCAAACCTGAAAAACCTCAAAAGGGATCTTTCGGAATTTATCGATGACTATTACGATCTATTACTGCAGGATATCCAAGTTGGAAAATTGCTGATCGATTTTATTCAGATATTGGCCGATTATCAAATCAAGTTTCCTTCAAATATGATGCTGCTGGCCCGAGCTCTGATTGTGATCGAAGGTCTTGGACGTCAGCTAGACCCAACCTTCAACATGATTGATCAGGTACGCCCTTTTGCCGAACGCATCGTAAGAGAACGCTACACCCCGGCTAATGTATCCAAAGATCTCCTTCGCACACTTCAGTCCTATCATTCCCTCGGCAAAAGCCTGCCGAAGGACATCAAGGAATTCATCAACCGCATAAACCATAACAAGTTTAAAATTGATCTTGAACATCGCGGACTTGAGCGTCTGATTACGGATCTTGACAAATCGTCAAACCGGATTTCCTTCAGCTTGGTGATTGCGGCTCTGGTCATCGGCTCATCAATCATCATGCAGACCGACAAGGGCCCCATCCTTTTTGGATTTCCGGCTCTCGGCCTCTTGGGCTATTCGATCGCGGGTTTTCTCGGTTTTGCCCTTGCGATCGCCATTCTCCGTTCTGGTCGAATGTGA
- the glpX gene encoding class II fructose-bisphosphatase: protein MNRGIALEMARITEAAAVMSGRWVGRGNKLAADAAATTAMRDTLNGMEIDGTVVIGEGEMDEAPMLYIGERLGLGGLKLDIAVDPLEGTTICANGTNGAIATIAMAPPGGFLHAPDMYMDKIITGPAGHGAVDISKSAGENALLLARSKGCDVRDLTIVLLNRPRHKKAIDELRNVGSRIQLIEDGDVAPAVATGIEGSGIDMVLGIGGAPEGVLTAAAVRCFGGFMQGRLVFTSDEEKDRARSMGIDALDQTYSADELAKGEVFFAATGVTNGDLVRGVRYFAGGARTHTVVMRSASRTIRFIETLHYFDYKPGYTAEA, encoded by the coding sequence ATCAATCGGGGTATCGCCCTGGAAATGGCCCGTATAACAGAAGCCGCTGCGGTCATGTCGGGTCGCTGGGTTGGACGTGGCAATAAACTTGCCGCTGATGCTGCAGCCACCACCGCCATGCGTGACACCCTGAACGGCATGGAGATTGATGGCACCGTGGTTATAGGTGAAGGGGAAATGGACGAAGCTCCGATGCTCTACATCGGCGAGCGGTTGGGCTTGGGTGGTCTCAAGCTGGACATAGCCGTTGACCCCTTGGAAGGAACCACCATTTGCGCCAACGGCACAAATGGCGCAATTGCGACGATCGCCATGGCTCCACCGGGCGGATTTCTCCACGCACCGGATATGTACATGGATAAAATCATCACCGGGCCGGCAGGGCACGGTGCGGTAGATATCAGCAAAAGTGCGGGAGAAAATGCCTTACTCTTGGCACGATCCAAGGGCTGCGATGTGCGGGATCTGACCATAGTACTGCTCAACCGGCCCCGGCACAAAAAAGCAATCGACGAGCTGCGGAACGTTGGATCCCGTATTCAGCTGATCGAAGATGGTGATGTTGCTCCAGCCGTCGCTACGGGTATCGAGGGGAGCGGCATCGACATGGTTTTGGGAATCGGTGGTGCCCCTGAAGGCGTTCTAACCGCGGCTGCAGTCCGTTGCTTTGGCGGATTCATGCAGGGCCGTCTGGTGTTTACCAGTGACGAGGAGAAGGATCGGGCGAGGAGCATGGGAATCGACGCCCTTGACCAAACCTATTCAGCCGACGAACTTGCCAAAGGTGAAGTCTTTTTTGCGGCGACCGGAGTCACCAACGGTGATCTGGTTCGCGGTGTGCGCTATTTTGCAGGAGGTGCACGGACCCACACCGTCGTCATGCGGTCGGCAAGTCGCACTATCCGTTTCATCGAAACCCTGCATTACTTTGATTATAAGCCCGGCTACACTGCAGAAGCATGA
- the ruvB gene encoding Holliday junction branch migration DNA helicase RuvB — MSGQPKNDDELFDTGLRPKTLQEYIGQTKAKKNLQVFIDAARKRKETLDHVLFYGPPGLGKTTLANIVAQEMGVAIKSTSGPVIEKAGDLAAVLTNLEEGDVLFIDEIHRLSPVVEEILYPAMEDYQLDIMIGQGPSARSIKLDIPPFTLVGATTRAGLLSSPLRDRFGVISRLEFYTDQELTQIVNRSARILDIPIDAEGAAEIARRSRGTPRIVNRLLRRVRDFAEVEEDGLISKEVADRSLGRLEVDRRGLDFMDRLLLTTIIDKFKGGPVGLDTLAAAIGEERDTIEDVIEPFLLQQGFLHRTPRGRVATELCYQHLQKNSIEVTRTGNLFG, encoded by the coding sequence ATGTCGGGCCAACCGAAAAACGATGACGAATTATTCGATACTGGCTTGCGCCCGAAAACTTTACAAGAATACATTGGCCAAACCAAGGCCAAGAAAAACCTTCAGGTATTTATCGATGCGGCGCGTAAACGTAAAGAAACACTCGATCACGTACTTTTTTACGGCCCCCCCGGATTGGGAAAGACCACGCTCGCCAACATTGTTGCGCAGGAGATGGGGGTCGCGATAAAAAGCACATCGGGACCGGTCATTGAAAAAGCGGGGGATCTTGCGGCGGTTTTGACGAATCTGGAAGAGGGGGATGTGCTGTTTATCGATGAAATTCACCGTTTGTCCCCCGTCGTGGAGGAGATTCTCTATCCGGCAATGGAAGATTATCAGCTCGACATCATGATCGGCCAGGGTCCTTCGGCACGCAGCATTAAGCTCGATATCCCACCCTTCACTCTAGTTGGAGCCACGACCCGTGCCGGTCTTCTCTCGTCCCCCCTGCGAGACCGTTTCGGAGTAATCAGCCGCCTTGAATTCTATACCGATCAGGAGTTGACTCAGATTGTTAACCGTAGCGCACGCATCCTCGATATCCCTATTGATGCAGAGGGCGCGGCAGAAATTGCACGACGAAGTCGGGGCACCCCCCGAATTGTCAACCGCTTGCTCCGTCGGGTACGCGACTTTGCCGAAGTGGAAGAGGATGGGTTGATCAGTAAAGAAGTTGCTGATCGCTCACTTGGACGTCTCGAAGTCGACCGCAGGGGACTGGATTTCATGGACCGCCTGTTGCTCACCACCATCATCGACAAATTCAAAGGTGGCCCTGTTGGTCTTGATACCCTGGCCGCCGCCATTGGCGAAGAACGTGACACCATTGAGGATGTTATCGAACCGTTTTTGCTCCAGCAAGGGTTTCTCCATCGCACACCACGTGGCCGCGTCGCGACAGAACTCTGCTATCAGCATCTTCAAAAAAATTCTATAGAGGTTACTCGAACTGGCAACCTCTTCGGCTGA
- a CDS encoding cytidylate kinase family protein — MAIITISREMGSGGIPIAQKAAQKLGYRLIDGETIEKIAPQYGLTREVLSQIDEKPPAFIAHLDRQIELGMNRIQLIVLEQALEGNVIIYGRGGQDLLKGADNVLRVRVIAPFDLRVERWAEREWIDPDLAYSLVRKSDQQRAGFIKYYHDRNWEDPLHYDLTINTAKISEETAVRQIMSGVKDENLLQLKSQSKQRLHDLIIQKKIQIARLADERIEDLTFQITVNKGHVIMEGHVYSETEKLAAIDGAKATPGVTKVTANLRVVGYRSAPMEL; from the coding sequence ATGGCGATCATCACAATTTCCCGTGAAATGGGGAGCGGCGGCATCCCAATCGCGCAGAAAGCAGCTCAAAAGCTCGGTTATCGTCTAATTGACGGTGAAACCATTGAAAAGATTGCGCCGCAGTATGGCCTAACGCGAGAAGTCTTGTCCCAGATCGACGAAAAGCCACCCGCTTTTATTGCACATCTGGACCGACAGATCGAACTAGGAATGAACCGCATCCAACTGATCGTGCTGGAGCAGGCCCTCGAGGGCAATGTCATTATTTATGGCCGGGGAGGACAAGACCTCTTAAAAGGGGCCGATAATGTCCTTCGCGTTCGTGTGATTGCTCCCTTCGACCTGCGCGTTGAACGCTGGGCCGAACGTGAATGGATTGATCCCGATTTAGCTTATAGTCTGGTTCGCAAAAGCGACCAACAACGTGCGGGCTTCATTAAATACTATCATGACCGCAACTGGGAAGATCCTCTCCACTACGATCTAACCATCAACACGGCTAAAATCAGTGAAGAAACCGCGGTCCGTCAGATCATGTCCGGGGTGAAGGATGAAAATCTGCTGCAGCTGAAATCCCAGTCAAAACAACGATTACACGATTTAATCATCCAGAAAAAAATCCAGATCGCACGCTTGGCAGACGAGCGGATCGAAGATCTGACCTTTCAGATAACGGTCAACAAGGGACATGTCATTATGGAAGGACATGTCTACAGTGAAACTGAAAAACTTGCAGCTATTGATGGCGCAAAGGCAACCCCTGGCGTGACCAAGGTCACCGCCAATCTCAGAGTTGTCGGCTATCGATCAGCCCCAATGGAACTTTAA
- the ruvA gene encoding Holliday junction branch migration protein RuvA, producing the protein MIALLTGEITQRRADAIVIDVAGVGYRVQVPLSTFYGLPETGKVCLHIYTHVKEDAISLFGFLSAEEKDFFALLISVSGVGPKLAINILSHMPAGELAAALIEDDIARLTSIPGIGKKSAERLVLELREKAKNFIRGNTGTINLAKKPIPSGVREDAISALINLGYKDNLANKAVNSLKFASDTALEEILKNALQMLRK; encoded by the coding sequence ATGATCGCACTTCTAACCGGCGAAATAACCCAACGCCGAGCTGACGCCATTGTTATCGATGTCGCAGGAGTCGGCTATCGCGTTCAGGTTCCTCTTTCCACTTTCTATGGTCTTCCGGAGACAGGCAAGGTCTGTTTGCATATTTATACGCATGTGAAAGAAGATGCCATAAGCCTGTTCGGCTTCCTCTCTGCAGAAGAGAAGGATTTCTTCGCGTTACTCATATCTGTCTCAGGTGTCGGGCCTAAACTCGCTATCAACATCCTGTCACATATGCCGGCCGGAGAACTTGCAGCGGCACTTATAGAGGACGACATTGCGCGCCTAACAAGTATCCCCGGCATCGGCAAAAAGAGCGCCGAGCGGCTGGTCCTTGAACTTCGTGAAAAAGCAAAAAACTTCATTAGGGGCAATACTGGCACCATTAATCTGGCCAAAAAGCCCATCCCATCGGGGGTGCGCGAAGATGCAATCTCAGCGCTGATCAATCTCGGGTACAAAGATAATCTAGCCAATAAAGCAGTCAATAGCCTTAAATTCGCATCAGATACAGCTCTTGAAGAGATCCTTAAAAATGCCTTGCAGATGCTGCGCAAGTAG